The proteins below come from a single Drosophila ananassae strain 14024-0371.13 chromosome 4 unlocalized genomic scaffold, ASM1763931v2 tig00000241, whole genome shotgun sequence genomic window:
- the LOC123258051 gene encoding protein HOS4-like yields the protein MLGIFMKNILYFILLAVVFGSLSLFAVEQFEEKKIESVHKNENVGVRKQDSTNQKDELKSNVDAKQTQEAESKRLDDTTDKEKLQHNENKASVVEKTTSEGERIDKGLPNDQLEGSTDKFAQNLPNVVNKEVNKDLKPEPLPLSADLNENTANPQKNLQADQKIDIKDNELSKSDASQLLEGKKEKVENQSEEKKVKETNSNSKDRNRVKPITKKDEEEQSEKKSLQKWTKLNREPIKEWGHKDIQSKSIYKRQYDSLNEHLPTTVFIDDYSKQFFYCIKKNNLTCLRGVISKLEKIGLTIQEILRFRNKLGDTPLIYSVKQGEVDIVRFLLLQGADLRVVNNNFQSPIDIAIERKQVKIINAIAEMMPHLLEDRKIDNKESSAMYDWAVKTKENNELQCDKQDD from the coding sequence ATGCTTGggatatttatgaaaaatattttatattttatattattagctGTTGTATTCGGATCACTGAGCCTATTTGCTGTAGAGCAATttgaagaaaagaaaattgAATCAGTTCATAAAAACGAAAATGTAGGTGTAAGGAAGCAAGATAGCACAAATCAAAAAGATGAGTTAAAAAGCAACGTCGATGCTAAACAAACACAAGAGGCTGAGAGCAAAAGATTAGACGACACTACCGATAAAGAGAAGCTGCAACACAACGAGAATAAAGCTTCCGTGGTTGAAAAAACTACAAGTGAAGGTGAAAGGATTGATAAAGGTTTGCCAAATGACCAGCTAGAAGGAAGCACAGACAAATTTGCTCAAAATTTACCAAATGTGGTCAATAAAGAAGTGAATAAAGATTTGAAACCAGAGCCTTTGCCTTTAAGTGCTGATTTAAATGAGAATACAGCTAACCCGCAAAAAAATCTACAAGCTGATCAGAAGATTGATATAAAAGATAATGAACTTTCAAAAAGTGATGCGAGTCAATTATTAGagggaaaaaaagaaaaagtagaGAATCAGtctgaagaaaaaaaagtgaaagaaacAAACAGTAATTCCAAGGACCGCAATAGAGTAAAACCTATAACTAAAAAAGATGAAGAAGAGCAAAGTGAAAAGAAAAGTTTACAAAAATGGACAAAGCTAAACAGAGAACCAATAAAAGAATGGGGTCATAAAGACATACAAAGCAAGTCAATATATAAACGACAATATGATAGCCTTAATGAGCATCTTCCTACAACTGTGTTTATTGATGATTACAGTAAGCAATTTTTTTACTGCATTAAGAAGAACAACTTAACTTGCTTAAGAGGAGTAATAAGTAAGCTAGAAAAAATTGGATTAACAATTCAAGAGATACTAAGGTTTAGAAATAAATTGGGTGATACTCCTCTCATTTATTCAGTTAAACAAGGTGAGGTAGACATAGTGCGCTTTCTCTTATTACAAGGTGCTGATCTTAGAGtagttaataataattttcaatcCCCAATTGATATAGCAATCGAAAGAAAGCAGGTCAAGATAATAAATGCGATTGCCGAAATGATGCCACACCTTTTGGAGGATAGAAAAAtagacaataaagaaagctcAGCAATGTACGATTGGGCTGTGAAAACGAAAGAAAACAATGAGTTGCAGTGTGATAAGCAAGATGATTAG
- the LOC123258050 gene encoding succinate dehydrogenase flavoprotein subunit-like translates to MDKSAYEIIEHEYDVVVVGAGGAGLRATLGMAATNFSVACISKIFPTRSHTVAAQGGISAALGNIGEDDWRWHAYDTIKGSDWLGDQDAIEYMCKNAAKAVIELENFGVPFSRTEDGKIYQRSFGGMTTHFGKGKSAQRTCAAADKTGHAILHTLYQQCLKFNAEFFVEYFVIDLIMDSETCCGVLAWSLCDGTLHRFRAHRVVLATGGYGRVYFSATSAHTCTGDGNGMVVRAGLPLEDMEFVQFHPTGIYGSGCLMTEGCRGEGGYLVNSQGEKFMERYAPKAKDLASRDVRILIRK, encoded by the exons atGGATAAGTCAGCGTATGAGATCATAGAACATGAGTATGACGTGGTAGTAGTAGGTGCAGGTGGAGCAGGGCTCAGAGCAACGCTTGGGATGGCTGCAACTAATTTTTCAGTTGCCTGCATTTCTAAAATTTTCCCTACACGAAGTCATACAGTTGCAGCACAAGGCGGAATTAGTGCAGCTTTAGGTAATATCGGTGAAGACGATTGGCGCTGGCATGCATATGACACAATAAAAGGTTCAGACTGGCTTGGTGATCAAGATGCAATAGAATATATGTGTAAAAACGCTGCTAAAGCTGTTATTGAACTTGAAAATTTTGGCGTACCTTTTTCTCGTACAGAAGATGGCAAAATATACCAGCGCTCTTTTGGTGGAATGACAACTCACTTTGGTAAAGGAAAATCAGCGCAGCGCACTTGTGCGGCAGCAGATAAAACTGGGCACGCAATCCTTCACACTCTATATCAGCAGTGTCTTAAATTCAACGctgaattttttgttgaatacTTTGTGATTGATTTAATTATGGATAGCGAAACATGCTGCGGAGTTCTTGCTTGGTCGCTATGCGACGGCACATTACATAGATTTCGCGCGCATAGGGTGGTGCTAGCAACAGGTGGATATGGACGTGTTTATTTCTCTGCAACAAGTGCGCATACCTGCACAGGTGATGGTAACGGCATGGTAGTAAGGGCTGGATTACCACTTGAAGATATGGAATTTGTACAATTTCATCCAACAGGAATATATGGCTCAGGGTGCTTGATGACAGAAGGATGCCGTGGCGAAGGGGGATATCTCGTTAATTCTCAGGGCGAAAAGTTTATGGAACGTTACGCACCAAAAGCAAAAGATTTAGCTTCCCGTGATGTG CGCATCTTGATCCGGAAGTAA